One window from the genome of Dyadobacter sp. CECT 9275 encodes:
- a CDS encoding succinate dehydrogenase/fumarate reductase iron-sulfur subunit has translation MRLTLKVWRQSNNNTAGNFENYNLEGISPDMSFLEMFDVLNEQLVEGNKEPVAFDHDCREGICGMCSMYINGQPHGPLQGVTTCQLHMRSFNDGDTIVVEPWRAGAFPVIKDLVVNRDAFDRIIAAGGFISVNTGNAQDANSLPIPKEAADDAFSAAACIGCGACVAACKNASAMLFVSAKVSQLALLPQGQAERTIRAEKMVAQMDAEGFGACTNTGACSAECPKEISLENIARLNREYLGAKLSSTAV, from the coding sequence AGAATTATAACCTGGAAGGTATCTCGCCTGATATGTCCTTTCTGGAAATGTTCGACGTCCTGAACGAACAGCTGGTTGAAGGAAACAAAGAACCCGTAGCTTTTGATCACGACTGTCGTGAGGGTATTTGCGGGATGTGTTCAATGTACATCAACGGACAGCCGCATGGCCCGCTACAGGGTGTAACCACTTGCCAGTTACACATGCGATCTTTTAACGATGGAGATACCATTGTGGTTGAGCCCTGGAGGGCAGGAGCATTTCCGGTGATCAAAGATCTTGTAGTGAACCGTGATGCTTTCGATAGAATTATTGCAGCCGGAGGGTTTATCTCTGTCAACACCGGTAATGCTCAGGATGCCAACAGCTTGCCTATTCCAAAGGAGGCTGCGGATGATGCATTTTCTGCTGCGGCATGTATCGGCTGCGGAGCTTGTGTTGCAGCTTGTAAAAATGCGTCTGCCATGCTTTTTGTGTCGGCCAAAGTTTCCCAGCTCGCACTGCTTCCACAAGGACAGGCAGAGCGTACCATTCGGGCAGAGAAGATGGTGGCACAGATGGATGCCGAAGGTTTTGGTGCATGTACCAACACTGGTGCGTGTTCAGCAGAATGCCCTAAGGAAATCAGTCTAGAGAATATTGCCAGGCTAAACAGAGAGTACCTTGGAGCAAAGTTGTCTTCCACGGCCGTTTAG
- a CDS encoding DUF3127 domain-containing protein: MELTGTVIALLPEVSGQGKNGTWRKQEFILEIPSQYPKKVCISLWGDKIDQAGLRVNDSVTASIDIESREYNSRWYTEVKAWKLDKAGSSQPSGSGNTALPPVTSFSEDESDDLPF, translated from the coding sequence ATGGAATTAACAGGAACCGTTATCGCTTTGCTTCCAGAGGTATCCGGACAGGGAAAAAATGGAACATGGCGCAAGCAGGAATTCATTCTTGAAATCCCCTCTCAGTACCCTAAAAAAGTTTGTATTTCATTATGGGGAGATAAAATTGACCAGGCGGGACTCAGAGTCAATGATAGCGTAACGGCTTCAATTGATATTGAAAGCCGGGAGTACAATTCCCGGTGGTATACAGAAGTGAAAGCATGGAAACTGGATAAAGCCGGCTCAAGCCAGCCGTCCGGCTCCGGCAACACTGCATTGCCTCCTGTAACCTCTTTTTCTGAGGACGAATCGGATGATCTTCCGTTTTAA
- a CDS encoding sodium:solute symporter, which produces MKSLPLIDLIIVIAYLVGMVAVGIYFSRKNTSADQFTKASGKIPGWAIGISIYATFLSSNTFLGVPGKAFGSNWNSFVFSLSMPLAAWFATKYFIPFYRGTGEVSAYTHLEHRFGPWARTYAVACFLLTQLARMGSIFFGIALSLQALTGYPMSTIMIVVGICIVLYTVMGGMEAVIWTEVVQGVIKTIGAFVILYLVVSGLDGGVSKIIDMGVAEDKFSLGTFAPDFVQSSFWVILFYGFFMNLNNFGMDQNYVQRYHTTGSVKEAASSIWLCVYLYLPVSLIFFVLGTCLYAYYQSNPELLQVIKMTAAAERLPGGTPEAIRQLAATLTPADYGDKVMPNFMVTKVPVGLLGLIIAAIMSAAMSTISSGMNASATVFSVDIYQRYIKSDLSEKQSMRLLYIATTGFGLLGMVTGIAMIGVKSVLDIWWLLSGIFAGGMLGLFLLGIISKNTKNTEALTATIIGVLVIVWMTFSPKLSGEYAYLRNPLHQNMIMVVGTLSIFLIGILLTKIKGKGKTLPDEAQEVVGHS; this is translated from the coding sequence ATGAAATCCTTACCTCTTATTGACCTTATTATCGTTATTGCTTATCTGGTAGGGATGGTGGCTGTTGGTATCTATTTTTCCAGAAAGAATACCAGTGCTGACCAGTTCACCAAAGCTTCGGGGAAAATCCCGGGCTGGGCAATCGGGATTTCAATTTATGCAACGTTCCTGAGCAGTAACACTTTTTTAGGTGTTCCGGGTAAAGCTTTCGGAAGTAACTGGAACAGCTTTGTGTTTAGTTTGTCGATGCCGCTGGCGGCGTGGTTTGCCACCAAATATTTCATACCTTTTTACAGAGGTACCGGAGAGGTGTCGGCTTATACGCATCTCGAGCATCGTTTTGGTCCCTGGGCAAGAACTTACGCCGTAGCCTGTTTCTTGCTTACCCAGCTGGCCAGGATGGGATCCATCTTTTTTGGTATTGCACTGAGCTTACAGGCTCTGACGGGTTATCCTATGTCGACGATCATGATCGTGGTTGGTATATGTATTGTACTCTACACGGTGATGGGAGGAATGGAAGCGGTGATCTGGACGGAAGTGGTACAGGGGGTGATCAAAACCATCGGAGCGTTTGTAATCCTTTATCTGGTGGTATCAGGCCTGGATGGCGGTGTTTCAAAAATTATTGACATGGGTGTGGCGGAGGATAAATTCAGCCTGGGAACATTTGCTCCGGATTTTGTCCAGTCGTCTTTTTGGGTGATACTATTCTATGGTTTTTTCATGAACCTGAATAATTTCGGAATGGATCAGAACTACGTTCAGAGGTATCATACTACCGGCTCGGTGAAAGAAGCAGCGAGTTCCATCTGGTTGTGTGTGTATCTTTATTTGCCGGTATCTCTTATCTTTTTTGTACTGGGAACCTGCCTGTATGCCTACTATCAGAGTAACCCCGAGCTTCTGCAGGTCATAAAAATGACGGCCGCAGCAGAAAGGCTTCCAGGAGGTACACCCGAGGCCATCAGACAGTTGGCGGCAACGCTTACACCAGCGGATTATGGCGATAAGGTAATGCCTAACTTCATGGTTACCAAGGTTCCTGTGGGGTTGTTAGGGTTAATCATCGCGGCCATTATGTCTGCCGCCATGAGTACCATCAGTTCGGGTATGAATGCTTCGGCAACTGTTTTTTCAGTAGATATTTATCAGCGTTACATCAAGTCGGATCTTTCGGAAAAACAAAGCATGCGCTTGCTCTATATAGCCACAACGGGTTTTGGTTTACTGGGAATGGTCACAGGTATTGCCATGATCGGCGTGAAGAGTGTACTGGATATCTGGTGGTTACTCTCTGGAATATTTGCTGGAGGAATGCTGGGATTATTTCTGCTGGGAATTATTTCAAAAAATACAAAAAATACCGAAGCGCTTACGGCCACCATCATCGGAGTACTGGTGATTGTGTGGATGACCTTCTCACCCAAGCTTTCAGGTGAATACGCATATTTACGTAACCCTCTTCATCAGAATATGATCATGGTTGTGGGGACCCTGTCCATTTTTCTGATCGGGATATTATTAACAAAAATTAAAGGAAAAGGCAAAACGCTGCCGGATGAGGCCCAGGAAGTTGTCGGGCACAGCTAA
- a CDS encoding OmpH family outer membrane protein — translation MNNNTSLIWNIVLSLAVAVLFFLHFSGKPSADTTVADGNVVAGRRTVYVQVDSLLKNYDFFKDTKKELENKNYQLENDLNQKGRSLQNEVAFFQQKAQTMTPEQARSTEAQLMKKQQDLVAYRDQAAQGLAQEEAKKNEELYKNIRAYIEKYNKENGYEYVLGYSLGGGILFANPSMDVTKKIIDGLNKEYASAGKPAAADSTKK, via the coding sequence GTGAACAACAATACTTCCTTAATCTGGAACATCGTATTATCCCTTGCAGTAGCGGTGTTATTTTTCTTACATTTTTCGGGAAAACCAAGTGCAGATACTACCGTTGCAGACGGTAATGTAGTAGCAGGCCGCCGGACTGTTTATGTTCAGGTTGACTCACTTTTGAAAAATTACGATTTCTTCAAGGATACCAAAAAAGAACTTGAAAATAAAAATTACCAGCTCGAAAACGATCTGAATCAAAAAGGCCGTTCCCTGCAGAATGAGGTGGCTTTTTTTCAGCAAAAAGCACAGACCATGACTCCGGAACAGGCAAGGTCTACCGAGGCTCAGCTCATGAAAAAACAACAGGATCTGGTAGCTTACCGCGACCAGGCAGCGCAGGGACTGGCTCAGGAAGAAGCCAAGAAAAACGAAGAGTTATATAAAAATATCCGTGCCTATATTGAGAAATACAACAAGGAAAACGGCTATGAGTATGTACTGGGCTACTCGCTGGGAGGTGGAATTCTTTTTGCAAATCCTTCTATGGATGTAACCAAAAAGATCATCGATGGTCTTAACAAAGAGTATGCAAGCGCTGGAAAACCTGCAGCTGCAGATTCTACCAAGAAATAA
- a CDS encoding copper homeostasis protein CutC, with product MNIEVCAYSLESCINAQAGGAGRIELCGGLGEGGTTPSAGLIEVVREHIQIQLFVMIRPRGGDFVYDFFEHEVMKKDILLAKKLGADGVVLGVLQADGQVDVERTKALVDYASPMKVTFHRAFDITPDPLKALSAIIETGAERILTSGQKPTAAEGIALLEKLARAAGDKIEIMAGGGVNHLNAAAFKAAGVPALHLTAKAFRPGRQKFFPEGISMAGEIPDERSVMYSDLGLIEAIVQVVSE from the coding sequence ATGAATATAGAAGTTTGTGCCTATTCCCTTGAATCATGTATTAATGCACAGGCGGGCGGTGCAGGCAGAATAGAGCTTTGCGGTGGACTGGGCGAGGGAGGCACAACCCCAAGCGCCGGGCTCATCGAGGTAGTTCGTGAGCACATACAAATTCAGCTTTTTGTGATGATAAGGCCCCGTGGCGGTGATTTTGTCTATGATTTCTTTGAACACGAAGTCATGAAAAAGGATATTCTGCTTGCAAAAAAACTGGGTGCCGATGGTGTGGTACTGGGTGTTCTGCAGGCCGACGGGCAGGTAGACGTGGAGAGAACAAAAGCGCTGGTCGACTACGCCAGTCCTATGAAAGTAACATTTCACCGTGCTTTTGATATTACTCCCGATCCGTTGAAAGCGCTTAGTGCAATCATTGAAACCGGTGCAGAGCGCATACTTACCTCGGGCCAGAAACCTACGGCTGCTGAGGGCATAGCGCTCCTGGAAAAACTGGCGCGAGCCGCCGGTGATAAAATTGAGATTATGGCTGGTGGCGGTGTTAACCACCTTAATGCTGCTGCCTTTAAAGCCGCCGGAGTACCCGCCCTGCACCTGACCGCCAAGGCATTCCGCCCGGGGCGTCAGAAATTTTTCCCGGAGGGTATATCAATGGCTGGCGAAATCCCCGATGAGCGTTCGGTTATGTATAGTGACCTTGGCCTCATTGAAGCCATTGTACAAGTAGTTTCCGAATAG
- a CDS encoding AlbA family DNA-binding domain-containing protein, whose amino-acid sequence MELRLLKELVKKGEGEHSEFKLKSSHPEKIVREIVAFANTGGGKLFIGVGDDKTIKGLKDADEDEFSLTRAIDKYIYPKISFRKERVPVSPERDVLVLTIPRSVDKPHYVIDELTGDRRAYIRVEDKSIQASREMKEIMRRGRGERDVRFQYGDKEQKLMELLDKKQTVTVDLFAAFAGIPRKIASNTLVVMVLARVLEVHPHEMLDQFTMSMAYRTS is encoded by the coding sequence ATGGAACTTCGATTACTGAAAGAATTGGTCAAAAAAGGAGAGGGTGAACACTCGGAATTCAAGCTGAAATCCAGTCATCCGGAAAAGATTGTCCGCGAAATTGTCGCTTTTGCCAACACCGGTGGCGGAAAACTCTTCATAGGAGTGGGAGACGACAAGACAATCAAAGGTTTAAAAGATGCCGACGAAGATGAGTTTTCACTCACGCGCGCAATTGACAAATACATTTATCCTAAGATCAGCTTTCGAAAGGAAAGAGTACCCGTAAGCCCGGAAAGGGATGTACTGGTACTCACAATTCCGCGCAGTGTTGACAAACCGCATTATGTTATAGATGAACTTACTGGTGACAGAAGAGCTTACATCCGTGTAGAAGACAAGTCAATTCAAGCCAGCAGGGAAATGAAAGAGATCATGCGCCGTGGAAGAGGGGAAAGAGATGTAAGGTTCCAGTACGGCGACAAAGAGCAGAAGCTCATGGAGCTTCTTGACAAAAAACAAACCGTAACAGTGGACCTTTTTGCAGCCTTTGCGGGAATTCCCAGGAAAATTGCATCCAATACGTTGGTGGTAATGGTGCTTGCAAGGGTTCTGGAAGTTCACCCGCACGAAATGCTGGATCAGTTTACGATGTCAATGGCTTACCGTACCAGTTAG
- a CDS encoding VTT domain-containing protein, with the protein MTTSLLTAWAIGHENMLREWTFPFWVLVTVLLTVTSALALTPPTFLAMVYGYFLGWVALPLLFMLNLGAICIVYFLARFLNPGKTRNYLLAVYPKVGILLKRFRAQELRLIFFAKLSPILPFAVTNLFFAIAGARLKQVLAGGTLGMIPRTILAVWVGYEAQDIRYLLEHPNEGLGSKVLLILLISASTVGMGYFFRSRNAVGN; encoded by the coding sequence ATGACAACATCGTTGCTCACTGCCTGGGCAATCGGCCATGAAAACATGCTGCGGGAATGGACCTTTCCCTTCTGGGTACTGGTCACCGTCCTGCTAACCGTTACATCGGCCCTGGCGCTGACGCCTCCTACATTTCTGGCCATGGTCTATGGTTATTTTCTCGGATGGGTGGCATTGCCTTTGCTATTTATGTTGAACCTCGGGGCCATCTGTATCGTGTACTTTCTTGCGCGGTTTCTAAACCCCGGGAAAACCCGGAATTATCTGCTGGCAGTGTATCCCAAGGTTGGAATTTTACTAAAGCGGTTTCGCGCGCAAGAACTGCGGCTGATTTTTTTTGCCAAGCTTTCGCCCATATTGCCCTTTGCAGTAACCAATTTGTTCTTTGCTATTGCAGGAGCAAGATTGAAGCAAGTACTTGCAGGCGGGACATTAGGCATGATTCCCAGGACAATACTGGCAGTTTGGGTCGGTTATGAGGCACAGGATATCCGTTATCTGCTGGAACATCCTAATGAAGGACTCGGATCCAAGGTTTTACTCATTCTTTTGATAAGTGCTTCAACAGTCGGTATGGGTTACTTCTTTCGCAGCAGAAATGCTGTCGGGAATTGA
- a CDS encoding penicillin acylase family protein encodes MKLVKALSSVIVAGLLLYALNRPWGPVPALGSFLSPFTGFWQNWEKPYKTGEEIVLSLDSLRDEVTIRFDDTGVPHIFAKNNFDLFYAQGYVTAKDRLWQMDLQTRAASGRLSEVLGPATLDMDRQSRLLGMGYGAEANIKLAMTDPRTREALLGYTAGVNAYIRQLAPQDFPVEYKLLGYQPEPWKPINTMYMLEQMTLTLAGRSNDLNMSNILKKYGKEVVDQLFPDYPMLRESPVIPEGTAWDFKRLPLPVQPPVMPVNDSIKTAHTLMNPMPAREPKVEGIGSNNWAISAQKSITGYPILANDPHLELTLPSIWYQVQLHSPDMNVYGVSLPGIPSVIIGFNQHVAWGVTNVDADVYDIYEVTFQDSSKIRYLHNNQWKPAKTREEIIYVKGREQPLKEKVIYTHHGPVYQQKDSADVLHNYAVRWIGHEPGNSFITFYELNQAKDYEDYRKALSHYVGPAQNFIFADNGKNIAITVNGKFPLKYKDQGKYVLDGSNPMDDWQGWIPSDQNPFVKNPARGFVSSANQSSTDPSYPYYLNWVFAPSERAIRINERLTAMSGANADSLRLLQNDNFSVLARTILPRLLSYLKNHPLTPFQKAGEITLSDWNYQNSPESVAASIFETWMPILGEAIWRDEFYSEKTPLDYPSRDRTLYLLLKEPDSKWFDNISTPQKETMPDIILSSFRTTLDTLTSRHGPMSPEWQWAKVKGTEIRHLSRQLKPFNAPKLKTGGGGSIVNAITRRNGPSWRMVVELGPSPRAFGIYPGGQSGNPGSPYYLNLLPKWEKGELNELLYLSSPDQQNARLTSSMILKKN; translated from the coding sequence ATGAAACTGGTAAAAGCTTTGTCTTCCGTCATTGTAGCGGGATTATTACTATACGCGCTCAACCGCCCATGGGGCCCCGTTCCTGCGCTGGGCAGTTTTCTGAGTCCGTTCACGGGCTTCTGGCAGAATTGGGAAAAACCATATAAAACCGGCGAAGAAATTGTTCTGAGCCTGGATAGTCTTCGGGATGAGGTCACCATAAGGTTTGACGATACGGGTGTGCCACATATTTTTGCCAAAAACAATTTTGACCTCTTTTACGCCCAGGGATATGTGACTGCCAAAGACAGACTCTGGCAGATGGACCTTCAGACAAGGGCGGCCTCGGGCAGGCTCTCGGAAGTACTAGGGCCCGCTACCCTCGACATGGACAGACAGAGCCGGTTATTGGGAATGGGATACGGAGCCGAAGCCAACATTAAACTTGCGATGACAGATCCCCGCACCAGGGAAGCGCTGCTGGGTTACACTGCGGGTGTCAATGCCTATATACGCCAGTTGGCACCTCAGGACTTTCCGGTTGAATACAAGCTGCTTGGCTACCAGCCCGAACCCTGGAAACCGATCAATACGATGTACATGCTGGAACAGATGACATTGACCCTGGCGGGCCGCTCCAACGACCTGAACATGTCCAATATCCTGAAAAAGTATGGCAAAGAAGTGGTAGACCAACTCTTTCCGGATTATCCCATGCTTCGGGAAAGCCCTGTTATTCCGGAAGGTACCGCCTGGGATTTCAAACGCCTTCCCCTGCCTGTGCAGCCTCCGGTCATGCCGGTAAATGACAGTATCAAAACTGCCCATACATTAATGAATCCCATGCCGGCCCGCGAACCAAAGGTTGAAGGCATTGGCAGCAACAATTGGGCAATAAGTGCTCAAAAATCAATAACAGGATACCCTATCCTGGCCAATGATCCGCACCTCGAACTGACTCTACCCTCCATTTGGTACCAGGTTCAGCTGCACTCCCCGGATATGAATGTCTACGGCGTTTCGCTGCCGGGCATACCCAGTGTCATTATCGGCTTTAACCAGCATGTTGCCTGGGGCGTTACCAACGTGGATGCGGACGTATATGACATTTACGAAGTGACATTTCAGGATTCTTCCAAAATCAGGTACCTGCACAATAATCAATGGAAACCTGCTAAAACCAGAGAGGAAATTATCTATGTCAAAGGCAGGGAGCAGCCCCTGAAAGAAAAAGTCATTTATACACACCATGGCCCTGTTTACCAACAAAAAGATAGTGCTGATGTGCTTCACAACTATGCAGTGCGGTGGATCGGCCATGAACCCGGCAACTCTTTTATTACCTTTTATGAGTTGAATCAGGCCAAAGATTATGAGGATTACCGAAAAGCGCTGAGTCATTATGTTGGCCCCGCCCAGAATTTTATTTTTGCTGATAACGGAAAGAACATTGCGATTACCGTCAACGGGAAATTCCCCTTGAAATATAAAGACCAGGGCAAATATGTACTGGATGGTAGCAATCCGATGGACGACTGGCAGGGCTGGATACCTTCCGACCAGAACCCCTTTGTTAAAAACCCGGCCAGAGGTTTCGTAAGTTCGGCCAATCAGTCATCCACAGATCCCTCCTATCCCTACTATCTCAACTGGGTATTTGCCCCATCGGAAAGGGCGATCCGAATCAACGAACGGCTGACAGCCATGTCCGGGGCCAATGCGGATAGCCTGCGTTTACTGCAGAATGACAATTTCAGTGTACTTGCCCGAACCATCCTTCCAAGATTGTTATCCTACCTGAAAAACCATCCGCTCACTCCATTTCAAAAAGCGGGTGAAATCACGTTGTCCGACTGGAACTATCAGAATTCTCCTGAATCCGTGGCGGCATCCATCTTTGAAACCTGGATGCCCATACTGGGGGAAGCTATCTGGCGCGATGAATTTTATTCTGAAAAAACGCCCCTGGACTATCCCTCCAGAGACAGAACACTTTATCTCCTTTTGAAAGAACCCGATTCAAAATGGTTTGACAACATCAGCACGCCTCAAAAGGAAACGATGCCGGATATTATCCTGAGCAGTTTCAGGACCACGCTGGACACCCTTACCTCCAGACACGGCCCCATGAGCCCTGAATGGCAATGGGCCAAAGTAAAAGGAACCGAAATACGCCATTTGAGCAGGCAGTTGAAACCATTTAATGCACCGAAACTAAAAACGGGCGGCGGAGGCAGCATCGTGAATGCTATTACCAGAAGAAATGGCCCCTCCTGGCGGATGGTGGTTGAGCTTGGGCCATCACCCCGTGCTTTTGGAATCTATCCAGGAGGGCAATCCGGTAACCCTGGCAGTCCCTATTATCTTAATCTGTTACCCAAATGGGAAAAAGGAGAGTTAAACGAGTTGCTGTACCTGTCGTCACCGGATCAGCAAAATGCGAGGCTCACTTCCAGCATGATATTAAAAAAGAACTGA
- a CDS encoding DUF2795 domain-containing protein — MYWTLELASYLEDAPWPATKDELIDFAIRTGAPLEVVENLQELEDDGQPYESIEEIWPDYPTKDDFFFNEDEY, encoded by the coding sequence ATGTACTGGACTCTCGAACTTGCGTCATATCTTGAAGATGCTCCCTGGCCAGCCACTAAAGACGAGCTAATTGACTTTGCAATTAGAACAGGCGCTCCGTTGGAAGTAGTTGAAAACCTACAGGAACTTGAAGATGACGGACAGCCGTATGAAAGTATTGAGGAAATCTGGCCGGACTATCCGACCAAAGATGATTTCTTTTTTAACGAAGACGAATATTGA